One genomic region from Paramormyrops kingsleyae isolate MSU_618 chromosome 24, PKINGS_0.4, whole genome shotgun sequence encodes:
- the LOC111860839 gene encoding glucose-dependent insulinotropic receptor — MELEILGWILGVSSVLIISTNVLVAASLVLLIRKKGGQSWCFVLNLALADTLVGVAIIGISVIAINSETSPIHRTKCLMFMALVTSPSAASILTMFLVSLDRYIAIKLPLRYSRISRTRTTAVALVTLWALSFVVGFLPGMVTEMQVEEYNGTCTFFSVIQPKSIILVFCICFFPVLLIFIYFYLDILKIACGHQRQIRIARLAGSQVPLPSRFGRHVKALRTVALLVGCFTLSWCPFFIVSVVQVLCQACMLYSVIETYLWLLGLSNSLINPLVYAFWQREVRQELSAIFTSLKGRLSRVAPLTTFRGRHSEDTVLPGTTVLGNCHIQTISRGVGVAHPTTALAIVTTSF; from the coding sequence ATGGAGCTGGAGATTCTAGGCTGGATACTGGGCGTGAGCTCTGTGCTGATCATCAGCACCAACGTCTTGGTGGCCGCCTCCCTGGTCCTGCTCATCCGCAAGAAGGGCGGCCAGAGCTGGTGTTTCGTACTTAACTTGGCTCTAGCTGACACCCTCGTGGGCGTCGCCATCATCGGCATCTCCGTCATCGCCATCAACTCTGAAACCTCACCCATCCACCGCACCAAGTGCCTGATGTTCATGGCCCTGGTCACCTCGCCGTCAGCGGCCTCCATCCTCACCATGTTCCTCGTCTCCTTGGACCGCTACATCGCCATAAAGCTTCCCCTGCGCTACTCGCGCATCTCGAGGACACGGACGACGGCCGTTGCCCTGGTGACGCTCTGGGCGCTCTCCTTCGTGGTGGGCTTCCTGccggggatggtgacagagatGCAGGTGGAAGAATACAACGGCACCTGCACGTTCTTCTCTGTCATCCAGCCCAAGAGCATCATCCTGGTCTTCTGCATTTGCTTCTTCCCCGTCCTCTTGATCTTCATCTACTTCTATCTGGACATCCTGAAGATCGCCTGCGGCCACCAACGGCAGATCCGTATCGCCAGGCTAGCCGGGTCCCAAGTACCGCTACCGAGCCGGTTCGGCCGTCACGTCAAGGCCCTGAGGACGGTGGCCCTCCTGGTTGGCTGCTTCACCCTCTCTTGGTGCCCGTTTTTCATCGTCAGTGTGGTGCAGGTGCTATGCCAAGCCTGTATGCTGTACTCTGTTATTGAGACTTACCTTTGGTTGCTTGGGCTGTCAAACTCGCTCATCAACCCACTGGTTTATGCCTTCTGGCAGAGGGAGGTGCGACAGGAGCTCAGTGCCATTTTTACCAGCCTCAAGGGCAGACTTTCACGTGTAGCGCCCCTCACCACCTTTAGGGGTCGCCATTCTGAGGACACAGTACTTCCTGGAACAACAGTCCTGGGTAATTGTCACATACAGACCATATCGCGGGGCGTGGGAGTGGCTCACCCCACTACTGCACTGGCTATAGTCACAACCTCCTTTTGA
- the rbmx2 gene encoding RNA-binding motif protein, X-linked 2, which translates to MNPLTKVKLINELNQREAEFGVKDSVSWHSAYKDSAWIFIGGFPYELTEGDLICVFSQYGEIANINLVRDKKTGKSKGFCFICYEDQRSTILAVDNFNGIKIKGRTIRVDHVLNYRPPKDTDDIDDVTKRLREEGCAPTLPPSSSEPEEEEYAVVVKKGKKDKKEKKKKKEKKEKKKAKEEKREEQALPSPVRVKQERPDVGYEKYAQQRAPEDRLPRDGRHEERMYRDRQDDGRVRERERERERERDGQAREEERRKDETARRSRDGGGRHRDGDRHRREDRHRREERHHREDSDRERERSGRQRSHSRDRERCRS; encoded by the exons ATGAA TCCCCTAACCAAGGTCAAGCTGATCAATGAGCTGAATCAGCGGGAGGCGGAGTTCGGCGTGAAGGACTCCGTGTCTTGGCATTCTGCCTACAAGGACAGTGCCTGGATATTCATAG GTGGCTTTCCGTACGAGTTGACGGAGGGTGACCTCATTTGCGTTTTCTCCCA GTATGGAGAAATCGCTAATATTAACCTGGTGCGAGATAAGAAGACAGGAAAATCGAAGGGCTTCTGCTTCATCTGCTACGAGGATCAGAGGAGCACTATTCTGGCTGTGGATAActtcaatgggattaag atCAAGGGCCGCACCATCCGCGTCGATCACGTGCTGAATTACCGTCCGCCAAAGGACACGGACGATATTGACGATGTGACCAAGCGGCTGAGGGAAGAGGGATGCGCGCCCACATTGCCGCCCTCTTCCTCGGAGCCCGAAGAGGAGGAATATGCAGtggtggtgaagaaagggaAGAAAG ATAagaaagagaagaagaaaaagaaagagaaaaaagagAAGAAGAAGGCAAAGGAGGAAAAGAGGGAGGAACAGGCACTGCCATCGCCGGTcagggtgaagcaggagagaccAGATGTTGGCTATGAGAAATACGCCCAGCAGAGGGCACCAGAGGACAGACTGCCGAGGGACGGGAGACACGAGGAGAGGATGTACAGGGACCGGCAGGATGACGGCCGAGTGAGGGAGCGGGaacgggagagagagagggagcgggATGGACAGGCcagggaggaggagaggaggaaaGACGAAACGGCGAGACGTAGCCGGGACGGCGGCGGCAGACACCGGGACGGCGACAGGCACAGGCGGGAGGACAGACACCGGAGAGAAGAGCGGCACCACAGGGAGGAcagtgacagagagagggagcggTCCGGCAGGCAGAGGTCGCACAGCCGCGACCGGGAACGCTGCAGGAGCTGA
- the slc25a14 gene encoding brain mitochondrial carrier protein 1 isoform X1: MHQMRSEICNVNVKIAMSIFVRLKLFIYLYSGGLLLFLAGLHQTEGASTEMANMNWKPFIYGGMASIVAEFGTFPIDLTKTRLQVQGQSHCAEIRYRGMFHALLRIGREEGIRALYSGISPALLRQASYGTIKIGTYNTLKKLFVSQPEDETMVINVFCGVVSGVLSSTLANPTDVLKIRMQAQGSLLQGSMMANFINIYQTEGTRGLWRGVIPTAQRAAIVVGVELPVYDITKKHLILSGLMGDTVYTHFISSFTCGLAGALASNPVDVVRTRMMNQRVLSGNPLYKGTLDGVMQTWKNEGFFALYKGFWPNWLRLGPWNIIFFITYEQLKKLPL; encoded by the exons ATGCACCAGATGAGGTCAGAAATCTGTAACGTTAATGTGAAGATCGCCATGTCAATTTTCGTGCGCTTAAAACTGTTCATTTATTTGTATTCCGGTGGCTTGTTGCTGTTTTTAGCCGGTCTCCATCAGACTGAGGGTGCAAGCACAGAAATGGCAAATATGAACTGGAAACCGTTCATCTATGGGGGGATGGCCTCGATTGTCGCCGAGTTTG GTACCTTTCCCATTGACCTTACGAAGACCAGGCTGCAGGTTCAGGGCCAGTCCCACTGTGCCGAGATCCGCTACAGGGGCATGTTCCACGCACTGCTGAGGATTGGGCGTGAGGAAGGGATTCGAGCCCTGTACTCCGG GATCTCTCCTGCTCTGCTGCGCCAGGCATCGTACGGAACCATAAAGATTGGGACGTATAACACTCTGAAAAAGTTGTTCGTGAGCCAGCCGGAAG ATGAGACCATGGTCATCAACGTGTTCTGCGGCGTCGTGTCCGGCGTGCTGTCGTCCACGCTGGCCAATCCCACCGACGTGCTAAAG ATCCGGATGCAGGCACAAGGCAGCCTCCTGCAGGGCAGCATGATGGCCAATTTCATCAATATCTACCAGACGGAGGGAACTCGGGGGCTCTGgcgg GGGGTTATTCCCACAGCACAGAGGGCTGCCATTGTGGTCGGGGTGGAACTTCCTGTCTATGACATCACCAAGAAGCACCTGATTCTCTCGGGCTTGATGGGAGACACTGTCTACACCCACTTCAT ATCCAGCTTCACCTGTGGCCTGGCGGGGGCACTGGCCTCCAACCCTGTGGACGTGGTGCGGACCCGCATGATGAACCAGCGCGTGCTTTCGGGGAACCCGCTGTACAAGGGCACGCTGGACGGCGTCATGCAGACCTGGAAGAACGAGGGCTTCTTCGCCCTCTACAAGGGCTTCTGGCCCAACTGGCTTCGCCTGGGGCCCTGGAATATCATC TTCTTCATCACCTACGAGCAGCTGAAGAAGCTCCCGTTGTAG
- the slc25a14 gene encoding brain mitochondrial carrier protein 1 isoform X2, with product MANMNWKPFIYGGMASIVAEFGTFPIDLTKTRLQVQGQSHCAEIRYRGMFHALLRIGREEGIRALYSGISPALLRQASYGTIKIGTYNTLKKLFVSQPEDETMVINVFCGVVSGVLSSTLANPTDVLKIRMQAQGSLLQGSMMANFINIYQTEGTRGLWRGVIPTAQRAAIVVGVELPVYDITKKHLILSGLMGDTVYTHFISSFTCGLAGALASNPVDVVRTRMMNQRVLSGNPLYKGTLDGVMQTWKNEGFFALYKGFWPNWLRLGPWNIIFFITYEQLKKLPL from the exons ATGGCAAATATGAACTGGAAACCGTTCATCTATGGGGGGATGGCCTCGATTGTCGCCGAGTTTG GTACCTTTCCCATTGACCTTACGAAGACCAGGCTGCAGGTTCAGGGCCAGTCCCACTGTGCCGAGATCCGCTACAGGGGCATGTTCCACGCACTGCTGAGGATTGGGCGTGAGGAAGGGATTCGAGCCCTGTACTCCGG GATCTCTCCTGCTCTGCTGCGCCAGGCATCGTACGGAACCATAAAGATTGGGACGTATAACACTCTGAAAAAGTTGTTCGTGAGCCAGCCGGAAG ATGAGACCATGGTCATCAACGTGTTCTGCGGCGTCGTGTCCGGCGTGCTGTCGTCCACGCTGGCCAATCCCACCGACGTGCTAAAG ATCCGGATGCAGGCACAAGGCAGCCTCCTGCAGGGCAGCATGATGGCCAATTTCATCAATATCTACCAGACGGAGGGAACTCGGGGGCTCTGgcgg GGGGTTATTCCCACAGCACAGAGGGCTGCCATTGTGGTCGGGGTGGAACTTCCTGTCTATGACATCACCAAGAAGCACCTGATTCTCTCGGGCTTGATGGGAGACACTGTCTACACCCACTTCAT ATCCAGCTTCACCTGTGGCCTGGCGGGGGCACTGGCCTCCAACCCTGTGGACGTGGTGCGGACCCGCATGATGAACCAGCGCGTGCTTTCGGGGAACCCGCTGTACAAGGGCACGCTGGACGGCGTCATGCAGACCTGGAAGAACGAGGGCTTCTTCGCCCTCTACAAGGGCTTCTGGCCCAACTGGCTTCGCCTGGGGCCCTGGAATATCATC TTCTTCATCACCTACGAGCAGCTGAAGAAGCTCCCGTTGTAG